TCCAAAGGTCAAAAACACCGGACAGATTTCTTCTTTTTTTAAACGGAAGAATATTCATCTTGCACTGCCTGAAAAATCATCTCCGTCCATCTTATGGAGAACTTTCGGGATCAAAAAGCAATTAAAAAAGGACAACATTGCAATTTACCATGGATTAAGTAATGAAATCCCGGTTGGGATGCCTTCTTCTATTCAAACGGTAGTCACAATGCATGACCTTATTTTTCTGCGTTATCCTCAATATTATAAGTTCATAGACCGTACTATTTACAACTTCAAAAGTAAATATGCCTGTAAAAATGCAGATCATATTATTGCGATCAGTGAACAGACAAAAAATGATATTATTGAGTTTTATCATATTGATCCTTCTAAAATTGAAGTCATTTATCAAACCTGTGACGACTCTTTCAAACAGCTTATTGGTCAGGATTTTAAAGATAGTGTACGCAAAAAATATAATCTCCCTGAAAAATACCTGCTGAATGTAGGGACTATCGAACCCAGAAAGAACTTATTAACCCTGGTACAAGCATTACCAGCAATCGACCCTGAATTTAAGTTAGTGGTAGTTGGTAAAAAACAAGCTTATGCAAAAAAAGTAATAGCAGAGATTGAAAACCTCGGAATGAGCGAAAGAGTCATTTTTCTGAAAGATATTCCATTCTCTGATCTCCCTTCTATCTACCAGTTAGCAACAGTATTCGTTTATCCATCTTTTTATGAAGGATTTGGTATCCCGGTTATTGAAGCTCTTTACGGTAAAATTCCGGTTGTCTCTGCCACAGGTTCCTGCCTGGAAGAAGCTGGTGGTCCTCATAGTCTGTATGTAAATCCACATGATGCATCTGCGCTGGCAAATGCGGTAAACACCATTTTAAGAGATCAGGATCTGGCCGCCAAAATGAAAGAAGAAGGGTTAATATACGCACAGAAATTCAATACTTCAATATTAGCCCGTCAACTGATGGATTCTTACAGCAACATGATCTCCCACGGTCAAGAAAAGCTTTAATAACAAAGATTATTTAATAAATTTACATCATGCTAAAAACGGAAATTGACAAGGCATTAACCGTCTTGAAAAATGGAGGCGTAATCCTCTATCCTACTGATACAGTCTGGGGTTTAGGATGTGATGCAACGAACGAGGCTGCAGTTGAAAAAATCAATACCATTAAAGGGCGCTCATCTGATAAAAGTTTTATTATTCTTTTGGATAATGATTCAAAAATACAAAGTTATATAAATGAAGTACCTGAGGTAGCTTATGATCTGATTGAATATGCAGAACATCCATTAACCATTATCTTTTCAGGGGCAAAAAACCTGGCTAAAAATGTGATTAATGCCGATGGAAGCGTAGGTATAAGAGTGATCAGACATGATTTTGTCCAGCAATTACTACAACGTTTCAGAAAACCAATAGTCTCTACATCCGCAAACCTGTCCGGACAACCGACACCAGTTTTTTTTGATGAAATAGATGAAGAAATTAAAACGGCCGTAGACTATGTGGTAGACTGGGAGCAGGAACTCAGAATTAAGAAAAAACCTTCAACCATTATGAAATTAAGTCCATCTGGTCAATTTTCCTTCATTAGAAAGTAAGTTTTACTACTTTTGCAGATTCAATAAAATCATCATGAGCCTACAAGCTCAAAACAACATATAATTAGTGAAAAAAAATCTAGAACATCCAGTTTTTAAAGTGCTGGCTGGCATTGCCGATGAAAATCATATCGAAGCCTATGTGATTGGTGGATACGTACGGGATATTTTTCTGAAAAGACCATCAAAGGATATTGATGTAGTGGTTTTAGGGAATGGGATTGAATTTGCTGAATTAGCCGGAAAACATTTAAAAAGCAAAGTAACTGTTTTTAAAAACTTCGGTACGGCTATGT
This portion of the Pedobacter lusitanus genome encodes:
- a CDS encoding glycosyltransferase family 4 protein — translated: MNIGFDGKRAANNLTGLGNYSRSLVLQLSEFFPQNQYFVYSPKVKNTGQISSFFKRKNIHLALPEKSSPSILWRTFGIKKQLKKDNIAIYHGLSNEIPVGMPSSIQTVVTMHDLIFLRYPQYYKFIDRTIYNFKSKYACKNADHIIAISEQTKNDIIEFYHIDPSKIEVIYQTCDDSFKQLIGQDFKDSVRKKYNLPEKYLLNVGTIEPRKNLLTLVQALPAIDPEFKLVVVGKKQAYAKKVIAEIENLGMSERVIFLKDIPFSDLPSIYQLATVFVYPSFYEGFGIPVIEALYGKIPVVSATGSCLEEAGGPHSLYVNPHDASALANAVNTILRDQDLAAKMKEEGLIYAQKFNTSILARQLMDSYSNMISHGQEKL
- a CDS encoding L-threonylcarbamoyladenylate synthase: MLKTEIDKALTVLKNGGVILYPTDTVWGLGCDATNEAAVEKINTIKGRSSDKSFIILLDNDSKIQSYINEVPEVAYDLIEYAEHPLTIIFSGAKNLAKNVINADGSVGIRVIRHDFVQQLLQRFRKPIVSTSANLSGQPTPVFFDEIDEEIKTAVDYVVDWEQELRIKKKPSTIMKLSPSGQFSFIRK